The Brachyhypopomus gauderio isolate BG-103 chromosome 12, BGAUD_0.2, whole genome shotgun sequence genome window below encodes:
- the r3hdm4 gene encoding R3H domain-containing protein 4 isoform X3 codes for MVVVNNSEDQDTLLSEGRCSSLPNSPAKRVSPAKKKQFFISQAIRNSDLTPKAKGKKSQRRQENTRYLDNLLERDECSKDETETCETASPTVFTEACTNGSYVEYWSDFMNRSGEEQEKLLALLEEEAQRSNSSKVSKDQRELNPAYSAQECFQRIDRRLRVTLKRRHIPILLETNLLTFFEAQPHSIYITNLGSSFERLLLHAICQYMDLVSASSDCNGARQTKVVNKQDEFLAPCPLLSAYLEQSS; via the exons ATGGTTGTTGTTAATAACAGTGAAGATCAAGACACACT CCTGAGCGAAGGGCGATGCTCCTCGCTGCCTAACTCTCCTGCTAAACGAGTCTCTCCAGCAAAAAAGAAACAGTTCTTTATCAGCCAGGCCATACGTAATTCTGACCTCACGCCCAAGGCTAAGGGCAAAAAAAGTCAGAGAAGACAAGAGAATA CACGCTATTTGGATAATCTCCTGGAGCGGGATGAGTGCTCTAAAGATGAGACAGAGACATGTGAGACTGCCTCACCTACTGTGTTCACTGAAGCTTGCACCAATGGGAGCTATGTGGAG TATTGGAGTGACTTCATGAACCGCTCAGGAGAAGAGCAGGAGAAACTTCTGGCCCTCCTAGAGGAGGAGGCACAAAGGAGCAACTCCAGCAAGGTCTCCAAAGaccagagagagt TGAATCCTGCCTACAGCGCTCAGGAATGCTTCCAAAGAATCGATCGAAGGTTGCGTGTGACATTGAAACGCAGGCACATTCCTATA CTTTTGGAGACCAACTTGCTGACGTTCTTTGAAGCCCAGCCACACTCCATCTACATCACCAACCTTGGCAGCAG TTTTGAGAGGCTGTTGCTTCATGCTATCTGCCAATATATGGACCTTGTCTCAGCCA GTTCTGACTGTAACGGTGCTCGACAGACAAAGGTCGTCAACAAGCAGGACGAGTTCCTCGCCCCGTGCCCACTGCTCTCCGCGTATTTGGAACAGTCCAGCTAA
- the r3hdm4 gene encoding R3H domain-containing protein 4 isoform X1, with protein MVVVNNSEDQDTLLSEGRCSSLPNSPAKRVSPAKKKQFFISQAIRNSDLTPKAKGKKSQRRQENTRYLDNLLERDECSKDETETCETASPTVFTEACTNGSYVEYWSDFMNRSGEEQEKLLALLEEEAQRSNSSKVSKDQRELNPAYSAQECFQRIDRRLRVTLKRRHIPIGTLQLLETNLLTFFEAQPHSIYITNLGSSFERLLLHAICQYMDLVSASSDCNGARQTKVVNKQDEFLAPCPLLSAYLEQSS; from the exons ATGGTTGTTGTTAATAACAGTGAAGATCAAGACACACT CCTGAGCGAAGGGCGATGCTCCTCGCTGCCTAACTCTCCTGCTAAACGAGTCTCTCCAGCAAAAAAGAAACAGTTCTTTATCAGCCAGGCCATACGTAATTCTGACCTCACGCCCAAGGCTAAGGGCAAAAAAAGTCAGAGAAGACAAGAGAATA CACGCTATTTGGATAATCTCCTGGAGCGGGATGAGTGCTCTAAAGATGAGACAGAGACATGTGAGACTGCCTCACCTACTGTGTTCACTGAAGCTTGCACCAATGGGAGCTATGTGGAG TATTGGAGTGACTTCATGAACCGCTCAGGAGAAGAGCAGGAGAAACTTCTGGCCCTCCTAGAGGAGGAGGCACAAAGGAGCAACTCCAGCAAGGTCTCCAAAGaccagagagagt TGAATCCTGCCTACAGCGCTCAGGAATGCTTCCAAAGAATCGATCGAAGGTTGCGTGTGACATTGAAACGCAGGCACATTCCTATA GGGACACTGCAGCTTTTGGAGACCAACTTGCTGACGTTCTTTGAAGCCCAGCCACACTCCATCTACATCACCAACCTTGGCAGCAG TTTTGAGAGGCTGTTGCTTCATGCTATCTGCCAATATATGGACCTTGTCTCAGCCA GTTCTGACTGTAACGGTGCTCGACAGACAAAGGTCGTCAACAAGCAGGACGAGTTCCTCGCCCCGTGCCCACTGCTCTCCGCGTATTTGGAACAGTCCAGCTAA
- the r3hdm4 gene encoding R3H domain-containing protein 4 isoform X2, translating into MSVHGSVQQLHSSLSEGRCSSLPNSPAKRVSPAKKKQFFISQAIRNSDLTPKAKGKKSQRRQENTRYLDNLLERDECSKDETETCETASPTVFTEACTNGSYVEYWSDFMNRSGEEQEKLLALLEEEAQRSNSSKVSKDQRELNPAYSAQECFQRIDRRLRVTLKRRHIPIGTLQLLETNLLTFFEAQPHSIYITNLGSSFERLLLHAICQYMDLVSASSDCNGARQTKVVNKQDEFLAPCPLLSAYLEQSS; encoded by the exons ATGTCCGTCCACGGTTCTGTCCAACAGCTGCACAGCAG CCTGAGCGAAGGGCGATGCTCCTCGCTGCCTAACTCTCCTGCTAAACGAGTCTCTCCAGCAAAAAAGAAACAGTTCTTTATCAGCCAGGCCATACGTAATTCTGACCTCACGCCCAAGGCTAAGGGCAAAAAAAGTCAGAGAAGACAAGAGAATA CACGCTATTTGGATAATCTCCTGGAGCGGGATGAGTGCTCTAAAGATGAGACAGAGACATGTGAGACTGCCTCACCTACTGTGTTCACTGAAGCTTGCACCAATGGGAGCTATGTGGAG TATTGGAGTGACTTCATGAACCGCTCAGGAGAAGAGCAGGAGAAACTTCTGGCCCTCCTAGAGGAGGAGGCACAAAGGAGCAACTCCAGCAAGGTCTCCAAAGaccagagagagt TGAATCCTGCCTACAGCGCTCAGGAATGCTTCCAAAGAATCGATCGAAGGTTGCGTGTGACATTGAAACGCAGGCACATTCCTATA GGGACACTGCAGCTTTTGGAGACCAACTTGCTGACGTTCTTTGAAGCCCAGCCACACTCCATCTACATCACCAACCTTGGCAGCAG TTTTGAGAGGCTGTTGCTTCATGCTATCTGCCAATATATGGACCTTGTCTCAGCCA GTTCTGACTGTAACGGTGCTCGACAGACAAAGGTCGTCAACAAGCAGGACGAGTTCCTCGCCCCGTGCCCACTGCTCTCCGCGTATTTGGAACAGTCCAGCTAA
- the LOC143528369 gene encoding G-protein coupled receptor 54-like codes for MNSSVNSSNGSCQTMYFWDEIPQMHNIPYLVDAWLVPLVFALIMITGLTGNSLVLYVISKHKKMWTATNFYIANLAMTDVTFLICCVPFTAVLYPLPSWVFGNFMCKFVSYIQQVSAQATCVTLTVMSVDRCYVTLYPLHSLQYRTPRVATAVSLAIWIGSFLLSVPVPLYTQTLVGEWYGPQVFCTERFPTAAHKTFFTIYNFLTVYLLPLLVICVCYLVMLHQMSRPAVEPVDSNYQLQLQTEHSAAVRAKVSRMVLVIVQLFVLCWGPIQLFVLVQAFSPHFRQDYHTYKVKIWAHCMSYSNSCINPIVYAFMGANFRKAFKRTFHCLFKQRVSAVQHLNGFANTEMQYVS; via the exons ATGAATAGTTCGGTTAATTCTAGCAATGGCTCTTGTCAAACGATGTATTTCTGGGACGAGATTCCGCAAATGCACAATATACCGTATCTGGTGGATGCGTGGCTGGTGCCGCTGGTTTTTGCGCTGATTATGATCACTGGTCTTACTGGGAATTCCTTAGTTCTGTATGTCATTTCAAAGCATAAGAAAATGTGGACTGCAACAAACTTTTATATAG CTAATCTGGCGATGACGGATGTCACATTCCTCATCTGCTGTGTGCCTTTCACTGCCGTGTTATACCCTTTACCCAGCTGGGTCTTTGGAAATTTCATGTGCAAATTTGTAAGCTATATCCAACAG GTGTCTGCACAGGCTACGTGTGTGACATTGACAGTAATGAGTGTGGACCGCTGCTATGTGACTCTTTATCCCCTACACTCTCTCCAATATCGCACCCCAAGGGTCGCCACCGCGGTCAGCCTCGCAATCTGGATTG GATCTTTCTTGCTGTCAGTGCCAGTGCCGCTGTACACCCAGACGTTAGTTGGAGAATGGTATGGCCCCCAGGTGTTCTGTACCGAGCGCTTTCCCACAGCTGCGCACAAGACGTTCTTCACCATCTACAATTTCTTGACTGTGTATttgctccccctgctggtgatctgtgtgtgttacctaGTCATGCTGCACCAGATGAGCCGACCCGCTGTGGAACCTGTCGACAGTAACTATCAG CTGCAGCTGCAGACTGAGCACAGTGCCGCTGTCAGGGCCAAAGTGTCCCGCATGGTCCTGGTGATTGTCCAGCTCTTCGTCCTGTGCTGGGGGCCCATCCAGCTCTTCGTCCTGGTGCAAGCCTTCAGCCCACACTTCCGCCAGGACTACCACACTTACAAAGTGAAGATATGGGCACACTGCATGTCTTACAGTAACTCTTGCATTAATCCCATAGTCTACGCATTCATGGGTGCCAACTTTCGCAAGGCCTTTAAGAGAACCTTCCATTGCCTTTTCAAGCAAAGGGTGTCTGCTGTTCAACATCTGAATGGGTTTGCTAACACTGAGATGCAGTATGTGTCATAa